From Candidatus Omnitrophota bacterium, one genomic window encodes:
- a CDS encoding CBS domain-containing protein — MINDLNEAKIRAAEMFVNFSDLLKKDVTAFDGSYIGRVWDISSKIGEIYPKAEELIVYRGTVNRLYGCIPWANIGSVAKEITLSVKKDDVKFSPEIKDYEFLLKRDILDQQVVDTFNHKVRRVNDIHLLKVEHDLVIAHVDIGVRGLFRRLGWDRLIDFFVKLANKNSRYLKETDLISWKYVQPVSINPASMTMKLSVSEKQILSIPAVDLGDIIFDLNPNQRMALFRMLDVRTKAKIFENLEFEEQNIMLKELDKKEAAQIVSNMSTDEATDMLERLSPRIVNNLLPLVESSRAKKLSTLLGYSGDSAGGLMTTEFVSLPETTPVESAIEHIRVNTKDYDTVPYIYIVDEKNHLKGVTTIRRLLFADPKDQISKTAFQQTLHVYLNNSAKEIAYFMDKYKVSAIPVIDENKIMHGIITIDDILSQVISIAWRKRPAKPKGL, encoded by the coding sequence ATTTTTCAGACCTTCTGAAAAAGGATGTCACGGCATTTGACGGCTCATACATAGGCAGAGTGTGGGACATCAGCTCAAAGATTGGGGAGATCTACCCTAAAGCCGAAGAGCTTATAGTATATAGAGGTACGGTGAACCGGCTCTATGGGTGCATACCATGGGCAAATATAGGATCGGTGGCGAAAGAGATAACGCTCAGCGTAAAAAAAGATGATGTGAAATTCTCGCCGGAGATAAAAGATTACGAGTTCCTGTTAAAGCGCGATATTCTGGACCAGCAAGTGGTCGATACGTTTAACCATAAGGTGCGCCGCGTCAATGATATTCACCTCCTGAAGGTTGAGCATGATCTGGTAATAGCGCATGTCGATATAGGTGTTAGGGGGTTATTTAGAAGGCTGGGTTGGGACAGGCTTATAGATTTTTTTGTGAAACTGGCGAATAAAAACTCCAGATATCTTAAGGAGACAGACTTGATCTCCTGGAAATACGTGCAGCCGGTATCGATAAATCCCGCCAGCATGACCATGAAGCTGTCCGTGTCGGAAAAGCAGATCCTCTCTATACCGGCGGTCGATCTCGGAGATATAATATTCGACCTTAACCCGAACCAGAGGATGGCGCTTTTCAGAATGCTCGATGTCAGGACCAAGGCGAAGATATTTGAAAATCTTGAATTTGAAGAGCAGAATATCATGCTTAAAGAACTCGATAAAAAAGAAGCGGCCCAGATAGTGAGCAATATGTCCACCGATGAGGCTACGGATATGTTGGAGCGGTTGTCTCCCAGGATTGTGAATAATCTATTGCCTCTAGTCGAATCGTCGCGCGCCAAGAAACTCTCGACCCTATTGGGTTATTCCGGCGATTCTGCGGGCGGCCTGATGACGACAGAATTTGTATCTCTTCCGGAGACTACGCCGGTCGAGAGCGCCATTGAACACATAAGGGTGAATACAAAAGATTACGATACGGTGCCGTACATATATATTGTAGACGAGAAGAACCACTTGAAAGGCGTCACAACTATCAGAAGGCTCTTATTTGCCGACCCAAAGGATCAAATCTCGAAAACGGCTTTTCAGCAGACTCTCCATGTATATCTGAATAACAGCGCAAAAGAGATAGCGTATTTTATGGACAAGTACAAGGTATCGGCTATACCTGTGATAGATGAAAATAAGATTATGCACGGCATTATTACGATCGATGATATATTGAGCCAGGTCATATCTATAGCATGGCGAAAACGGCCTGCCAAACCAAAAGGGTTATGA